A single Triticum dicoccoides isolate Atlit2015 ecotype Zavitan chromosome 2A, WEW_v2.0, whole genome shotgun sequence DNA region contains:
- the LOC119357025 gene encoding uncharacterized protein LOC119357025: MATMRPQTILLPRRIDPMFIIDGNGGSLVNGNDIGDGKHFYCAKCMSVVPCACIRPCFSMCDHDFCSSCVAMKLPQNVARLKCTGESSTASEKYRGVTILRPETVQVPSRIDPMFITDGNEGSPVNDISDSKRFYCAKCMHVVPCACMRYNFTMCDHDFCSRCVAMKLRQTVARVKCTGESSTASEEYRGVTMLQPETVQLPSRINPMFITDGNEGSPVNGISDSKRFYCAKCMHVVPCACTRYNFTMCDHDFCSRCVAMKLCQNVARVKCTGESSTVSEECRGVTMLQPETVQLPSRINPMFITDGNEGSPVNGISDSKRFYCAKCMHVVPCACTRYNFTMCDHNFCSRCVAMKLCQNVARVKCTGESSTVSEEYRGVTMLQPETVLVSSRIAPLSITDGNEDSPVDDITDGKRFFCAKCMHVVPCACIRSNFTTCDHDFCSRCVGLKLCQNVPRVKCTVDNSTAAERYHSMAMVQPETAVSSPIDPKFVTGGNEDSPLVDGNDIGDDKHFYCAKCMHVVPCACIRSNFRTCDHDFCSRCVAVKLGQNIAHVGYSEGEDGDDDLFYCNICMEMVARTLKFSVNSCGHVFCSSCITQYVAAKLDNNVARVECPDPGCKGGVVELERCHDIIPLDLLDKWGFLLCESALGTKRIYCPYRECSAPLLADSEAGVTAVREAECPHCHRLFCVRCAVPWHGGITCNEFQKLGLDERGPEDILLRRLVGREGWQRCPKCQMYVEKSEGCNYIKCRCGYSFCYRCASKLSALNHFCNKCKR; the protein is encoded by the exons ATGGCGACAATGCG GCCTCAAACAATCCTACTACCGCGGCGCATCGACCCCATGTTCATCATCGACGGCAATGGAGGTTCACTAGTCAACGGCAACGACATTGGTGATGGTAAACATTTCTATTGTGCCAAGTGCATGTCTGTCGTGCCATGTGCATGTATTCGGCCCTGCTTCAGCATGTGCGACCATGACTTCTGCTCGAGCTGTGTTGCCATGAAGCTACCCCAGAATGTCGCCCGCCTCAAATGCACTGGGGAGAGCTCGACGGCGTCGGAGAAATATCGCGGCGTGACGATCTTGCG GCCTGAAACGGTCCAAGTACCGTCGCGCATCGACCCCATGTTCATCACCGATGGCAATGAAGGTTCACCCGTAAACGACATCAGTGACAGTAAGCGCTTCTACTGTGCCAAGTgcatgcatgtggtgccatgtgcATGTATGAGGTACAACTTCACCATGTGCGACCACGACTTCTGCTCAAGGTGTGTTGCCATGAAGCTGCGCCAGACCGTCGCCCGCGTCAAATGTACGGGAGAGAGCTCAACAGCGTCGGAGGAATATCGCGGCGTGACAATGTTGCA GCCTGAAACAGTCCAATTACCATCGCGCATCAACCCCATGTTCATCACCGATGGCAATGAAGGTTCACCCGTAAACGGCATCAGTGACAGTAAGCGCTTCTACTGTGCCAAGTgcatgcatgtggtgccatgtgcATGTACAAGGTACAACTTCACCATGTGCGACCACGATTTCTGCTCAAGGTGTGTCGCCATGAAGCTGTGCCAGAACGTCGCCCGCGTCAAATGTACGGGAGAGAGTTCGACAGTGTCGGAGGAATGTCGCGGCGTGACAATGTTGCA GCCTGAAACAGTCCAATTACCATCGCGCATCAACCCCATGTTCATCACCGATGGCAATGAAGGTTCACCCGTAAACGGCATCAGTGACAGTAAGCGCTTCTACTGTGCCAAGTgcatgcatgtggtgccatgtgcATGTACAAGGTACAACTTCACCATGTGCGACCACAATTTCTGCTCAAGGTGTGTCGCCATGAAGCTGTGCCAGAACGTCGCCCGCGTCAAATGTACGGGAGAGAGTTCGACAGTGTCGGAGGAATATCGCGGTGTGACAATGTTGCA GCCTGAAACGGTCCTAGTATCGTCGCGCATTGCACCTTTGTCCATCACCGATGGCAACGAAGATTCACCTGTGGACGACATCACCGATGGTAAGCGCTTCTTTTGTGCCAAGTgcatgcatgtggtgccatgtgcATGTATAAGGTCCAACTTCACCACTTGCGACCATGACTTCTGCTCGAGGTGTGTTGGCTTGAAGCTGTGCCAGAACGTCCCTCGTGTCAAATGTACCGTGGACAACTCTACGGCGGCGGAGAGATACCACAGCATGGCGATGGTGCA GCCTGAAACAGCTGTATCATCGCCCATTGACCCTAAGTTCGTTACCGGTGGCAATGAAGATTCACCGCTGGTGGATGGCAACGACATCGGCGATGATAAGCACTTCTACTGTGCTAAGTgcatgcatgtggtgccatgtgcATGTATACGGTCCAACTTCAGGACGTGCGACCACGACTTCTGCTCTAGGTGTGTCGCCGTGAAGTTAGGCCAGAACATCGCTCATGTTGGATATTCTGAAGGTGAGGACGGTGATGATGATCTGTTCTATTGCAACATCTGCATGGAGATGGTGGCGAGGACCCTCAAGTTCAGCGTCAACTCGTGTGGCCACGTCTTCTGCTCAAGCTGTATCACCCAGTACGTCGCCGCAAAGCTGGACAACAATGTAGCTCGCGTCGAATGCCCTGACCCAGGCTGCAAGGGCGGTGTCGTTGAGCTGGAGAGGTGCCATGACATCATTCCCCTGGACCTCCTCGACAAATGGGGTTTCCTGCTGTGCGAATCTGCGCTTGGCACCAAGAGGATATACTGCCCATACAGAGAATGCTCGGCGCCTCTGCTTGCTGACAGCGAGGCCGGGGTGACTGCGGTCAGGGAGGCGGAGTGCCCGCACTGCCACCGGCTTTTCTGTGTCCGCTGCGCTGTGCCATGGCATGGCGGCATCACTTGCAATGAGTTCCAGAAGCTTGGACTGGACGAGCGCGGCCCGGAGGACATCTTGCTCAGGCGTCTCGTCGGCAGGGAGGGGTGGCAGCGGTGCCCGAAGTGCCAGATGTACGTGGAGAAATCAGAAGGGTGCAATTACATCAAATGCAG GTGTGGATACAGCTTCTGCTACCGGTGTGCATCCAAGTTGTCCGCGCTAAACCATTTCTGCAACAAGTGCAAGCGCTGA